From Lolium perenne isolate Kyuss_39 chromosome 5, Kyuss_2.0, whole genome shotgun sequence, a single genomic window includes:
- the LOC127304923 gene encoding uncharacterized protein, with protein sequence MRSIQGSKKEKMAAVAALREAKIATAYEPFPWEMKMRELLPVPDKSRFLSLLLLPMATDGTQTRYNSLDDTLARADAWLASCRCSGVPVRLVRFQTEALLTKITGETAVPTVNMLSDLANLSNVSLYGFEDYHGVDIGMVRAVRLWYAPSGAAGETSLEMALRQGDTRLGFSINRTKEGFIYVSSVADESTPGVASTRSGLLEMHRAARRAGKLLVLSRVGGESVLPWLVSTAGDVRCYDTVSLNQKLSLYRHALRPVTLHFLAWDDGVLPPLPPPPPRSPVIVLSTPSESDIEELDGDDDGDGPGPGIEGGKGFQNIRLPDSWR encoded by the coding sequence ATGAGGTCAATCCAAGGTTCGAAGAAGGAGaagatggcggcggtggcggcgctgcgGGAGGCGAAGATCGCGACGGCGTACGAGCCGTTCCCGTGGGAGATGAAGATGAGGGAGCTGCTGCCGGTGCCTGATAAGAGCCGCTTCCTGTCGCTGCTGCTGCTCCCCATGGCCACGGACGGCACTCAAACCCGCTACAACTCCCTCGACGACACCCTGGCCCGCGCCGACGCCTGGCTCGCCTCCTGCCGCTGCTCCGGCGTCCCTGTCCGCCTCGTCAGGTTTCAGACGGAGGCGCTgctcaccaagatcaccggcgagACAGCCGTCCCCACGGTGAATATGCTCTCCGACCTGGCCAACCTGTCCAACGTCAGCCTCTACGGGTTCGAGGACTACCACGGCGTGGACATCGGCATGGTGCGCGCGGTGCGTCTGTGGTACGCGCCGTCAGGCGCCGCCGGCGAGACTTCCCTGGAGATGGCGCTGCGGCAAGGGGACACCAGgctcggcttctccatcaaccgCACCAAGGAAGGGTTCATCTATGTCTCGTCGGTGGCGGACGAGAGCACGCCGGGCGTGGCATCAACGCGCTCTGGCCTGCTTGAGATGCACCGGGCGGCGCGCCGGGCGGGGAAGCTTCTCGTGCTGTCCCGCGTCGGCGGGGAGAGCGTGCTGCCCTGGCTGGTCTCCACCGCCGGCGACGTCAGGTGCTACGACACCGTCTCGCTCAACCAGAAGCTGTCATTGTACCGCCACGCGCTGCGGCCAGTCACGCTCCACTTCCTCGCCTGGGACGACGGCGTCCTCCCACCgctgccgccaccgccaccgcggtCGCCCGTGATCGTGCTGTCAACCCCGTCCGAaagcgacatcgaggagctcgacggtgacgacgacggcgacggcccTGGACCCGGGATCGAGGGCGGCAAAGGGTTCCAGAATATCAGACTCCCGGATAGCTGGCGGTGA